In the Wyeomyia smithii strain HCP4-BCI-WySm-NY-G18 chromosome 2, ASM2978416v1, whole genome shotgun sequence genome, one interval contains:
- the LOC129724612 gene encoding NEDD4 family-interacting protein 1, with protein sequence MPPANNNNNDDLPPPKADFSAPPPYEATDNSGSQYGTPQHQEMTTKLPTYEEVQMEKMINHELPIPPGAGGQMPPPPPSITGLPLGPTGRSAGGVGGGAPAVTFIAIDADGENINADNSLLGTDIVFVTAFLVAFFFNWIGFLMLTCFCHTIAARYGALSGFGLSLAKWTLIVKHSTDFASHENSWLWWLIMAFGFLICVRAIVQYISIKRTWRLLSTSAQERLLFFY encoded by the coding sequence ATGCCTCCGgccaacaataacaacaacgacGATTTACCGCCGCCCAAAGCTGATTTCAGTGCACCGCCGCCGTATGAGGCAACAGATAACAGCGGTAGTCAGTATGGCACTCCACAACATCAGGAAATGACCACCAAACTCCCAACGTACGAGGAGGTACAGATGGAAAAGATGATTAACCACGAGCTACCGATTCCACCTGGAGCTGGCGGTCAAATGCCACCGCCTCCGCCTAGTATCACAGGTCTTCCGCTGGGACCGACTGGTCGATCAGCGGGAGGAGTAGGTGGTGGCGCCCCGGCTGTGACATTCATTGCAATTGACGCAGACGGCGAAAACATTAACGCAGACAACAGCCTCTTGGGAACGGATATCGTATTTGTGACGGCCTTTCTGGTTGCGTTCTTCTTCAACTGGATCGGTTTTTTAATGTTGACTTGTTTCTGTCACACTATTGCAGCCCGCTACGGAGCTCTTTCCGGTTTCGGCCTATCACTGGCCAAGTGGACTTTAATCGTGAAACATTCGACTGATTTTGCTTCGCATGAAAATTCCTGGCTGTGGTGGCTGATAATGGCATTCGGTTTTCTCATCTGCGTCCGAGCCATCGTCCAGTACATCAGCATCAAGCGAACCTGGCGTCTGCTGTCGACGTCTGCCCAGGAGCGGTTACTTTTCTTTTACTGA